Proteins from a genomic interval of Caulobacter rhizosphaerae:
- a CDS encoding exopolysaccharide biosynthesis polyprenyl glycosylphosphotransferase, translating into MSSAIAHTELEAAIATDGSTASGVVIGNDLAEAKGRRGPFRPGRLVPARARMQVRSLSRLFRVVDGLAFAAVTAAAIAIARAAPEDYAPLVLGALALLPALYMLEAYTFHRRETLGRQALRVSAAFGAAAVVVALATLVFGRGQADVALAAGWAVALAVTTAGLHVAWWRVVDHGRREGRLTPNVVVVGATANAEHFIRAALATGDVNVLGVFDDRADRAPPQVLGVPVLGDTGALIGHRIMPFVDRVIIAVSATAQARVDQLVERLEVLPNPVSLFVDLNRDAQRNASLAHFVDLSGAATDARRAFVKRAQDLVIGSLGLLVAAPVMLLVAVAIKLDTPGPVFFRQRRHGFNNEAILVWKFRSMRHEAADAKAARQVTAGDDRVTKVGRFIRKTSLDELPQLFNVLRGEMSMVGPRPHAIGMKSGDVESETLVARYAHRHRMKPGVTGWAAINGSRGPVDTAEQVQERVALDIEYIERQSFWLDLYIIAMTIPCLLGDRSAVR; encoded by the coding sequence ATGTCGTCTGCTATCGCACATACGGAACTCGAGGCGGCCATCGCGACGGACGGCTCGACGGCGTCCGGTGTCGTGATCGGCAACGACCTGGCCGAGGCCAAGGGCCGGCGCGGTCCGTTCCGGCCGGGACGCCTGGTTCCGGCCCGGGCCCGGATGCAGGTGCGCAGCCTGTCGCGGCTGTTCCGCGTGGTCGACGGCCTGGCCTTCGCCGCCGTCACCGCCGCCGCGATCGCCATCGCCCGCGCCGCGCCCGAGGACTATGCGCCGCTGGTCCTGGGCGCCCTGGCCCTGCTGCCCGCCCTCTACATGCTGGAGGCTTACACCTTCCACCGCCGCGAGACCCTGGGCCGCCAGGCCCTGCGGGTGTCGGCCGCGTTCGGCGCCGCCGCGGTGGTCGTGGCGCTGGCGACCCTGGTCTTCGGACGAGGCCAGGCGGACGTCGCCCTGGCGGCCGGCTGGGCCGTGGCGCTGGCCGTGACCACCGCCGGGCTGCATGTGGCCTGGTGGCGCGTCGTCGACCACGGCCGTCGCGAAGGCCGCCTGACGCCGAACGTCGTGGTGGTGGGCGCGACCGCCAACGCCGAACACTTCATCCGCGCCGCCCTGGCCACCGGCGACGTCAACGTGCTGGGCGTGTTCGACGACCGCGCCGACCGCGCCCCGCCCCAGGTGCTGGGCGTGCCGGTCCTGGGCGACACCGGCGCCCTGATCGGCCACCGCATCATGCCCTTCGTCGACCGGGTGATCATCGCGGTGAGCGCCACCGCCCAGGCCCGCGTCGACCAACTGGTCGAGCGCCTGGAAGTGCTGCCCAACCCGGTCAGCCTGTTCGTCGACCTGAACCGCGACGCCCAGCGCAACGCCTCCCTGGCCCACTTCGTGGACCTGTCGGGCGCGGCCACCGACGCCCGCCGGGCCTTCGTCAAGCGCGCCCAGGACCTGGTGATCGGCTCGCTGGGCCTGCTGGTCGCCGCGCCGGTGATGCTGCTGGTCGCCGTGGCCATCAAGCTGGACACCCCCGGCCCGGTGTTCTTCCGCCAGCGTCGCCACGGCTTCAACAACGAGGCGATCCTGGTCTGGAAGTTCCGCTCGATGCGCCACGAGGCCGCCGACGCCAAGGCGGCCCGCCAGGTCACCGCCGGGGACGACCGCGTCACCAAGGTCGGCCGGTTCATCCGCAAGACCAGCCTGGACGAGCTGCCCCAGCTGTTCAACGTGCTGCGCGGCGAGATGTCGATGGTCGGCCCCCGCCCCCACGCCATCGGCATGAAGAGCGGCGACGTGGAGTCCGAGACCCTGGTCGCCCGCTACGCCCACCGCCATCGCATGAAGCCCGGCGTCACCGGTTGGGCGGCGATCAACGGCTCGCGCGGGCCGGTCGACACCGCCGAGCAGGTGCAGGAGCGCGTGGCCCTGGACATCGAATATATCGAGCGTCAGTCGTTCTGGCTTGATCTCTACATCATCGCCATGACTATCCCCTGCCTGCTTGGGGACCGGTCGGCTGTGCGCTGA
- a CDS encoding LysE/ArgO family amino acid transporter → MTASLISAFLKGFALSAGLIIAIGAQNMFVLRQGLKREHVVPIVLFCAAADATLIVAGVNGLGGVLALLPGLSLALSLGGAAFLAWYGISALRRASRPSVLIVEHQASMTLGAALAGTAAFTFLNPHVYIDTVMLMGAVGAALPPTERPLFMAGAALASLAWFSSLGLGARFLAPLFSRPAAWRILDLGIGVMMLALAASLVHGALFP, encoded by the coding sequence ATGACCGCCTCCCTGATCTCCGCCTTCCTCAAAGGCTTCGCCCTGTCCGCCGGCCTGATCATCGCCATCGGCGCGCAGAACATGTTCGTCCTCCGCCAGGGCCTGAAGCGCGAACACGTCGTGCCCATCGTGCTGTTCTGCGCAGCGGCCGACGCCACGCTGATCGTGGCCGGGGTCAACGGCCTGGGCGGGGTCCTGGCCTTGCTCCCGGGACTGTCGCTGGCCCTGAGCCTGGGCGGCGCGGCCTTCCTGGCCTGGTACGGAATCTCGGCGCTGCGCCGGGCCTCCAGGCCCTCGGTGCTGATCGTCGAACACCAGGCGTCGATGACCCTGGGCGCCGCCCTGGCCGGAACGGCCGCCTTCACCTTCCTCAACCCGCACGTCTATATCGACACCGTCATGCTGATGGGCGCGGTGGGCGCGGCGCTTCCGCCGACGGAGCGGCCGCTGTTCATGGCCGGCGCCGCCCTGGCCAGCCTGGCCTGGTTCTCGTCCCTGGGCCTGGGCGCGCGGTTCCTCGCCCCGCTGTTTTCGCGCCCGGCGGCCTGGCGGATCCTCGACCTGGGCATCGGCGTCATGATGCTGGCGCTGGCCGCCAGCCTCGTCCACGGCGCCCTGTTCCCATAG
- a CDS encoding LysR family transcriptional regulator ArgP has protein sequence MLDYASLAALAAVAREGSFERAAAALGVTPSAVSQRVKGLEERVGAILLTRGVPCRPTEIGAKLCAHVEQVRLLESDVVNDLPGLAGPAPGPPTIRVAVNADSVSTWFPAAAALFATDTGAMLDLVLEDEAHTADRLRSGEVIAAVTADPAPVPGCKTYPLGALDYAAVASPAFLARFFPDGVDPAGLAAAPILRFDRRDQLQARWAWEAWNVRIRPPAHWTPSTPGMLDMTLAGLGWAMTPVVLAAPHLAAGRLVELPPRLRIGVTLYWQRTRLTARLLDRLTHAVRSTATGVLTEIATADGAAASDRDG, from the coding sequence ATGCTCGACTATGCGTCGCTCGCCGCCCTGGCCGCCGTCGCGCGCGAAGGCAGTTTCGAGAGGGCCGCCGCCGCGCTGGGCGTGACGCCGTCGGCGGTGTCCCAGCGCGTCAAGGGGCTGGAGGAGCGGGTCGGCGCGATCCTGCTGACGCGGGGCGTTCCGTGCCGGCCGACCGAGATCGGCGCCAAGCTCTGCGCTCACGTCGAGCAGGTCCGGTTGCTCGAAAGCGACGTCGTGAATGATCTTCCGGGGCTGGCCGGCCCGGCGCCCGGGCCGCCGACGATCCGGGTCGCGGTCAACGCCGACAGCGTCAGCACCTGGTTCCCGGCCGCCGCGGCGCTGTTCGCGACCGACACGGGGGCGATGCTCGATCTCGTCCTCGAGGACGAGGCCCACACGGCCGACCGCCTGCGTTCGGGCGAAGTCATCGCCGCGGTCACCGCCGATCCCGCGCCCGTCCCGGGCTGCAAGACCTACCCGCTGGGCGCCCTCGACTACGCGGCCGTCGCCAGTCCGGCCTTCCTGGCGCGCTTCTTCCCGGACGGGGTCGATCCGGCCGGCCTGGCGGCCGCGCCGATCCTCCGCTTCGACCGCCGCGACCAGCTGCAGGCGCGATGGGCCTGGGAAGCCTGGAACGTTCGGATCCGCCCGCCCGCCCACTGGACGCCGTCCACGCCGGGCATGCTGGACATGACCTTGGCCGGACTGGGCTGGGCCATGACGCCCGTGGTGCTGGCCGCGCCGCACCTCGCCGCCGGCCGCCTGGTGGAACTGCCGCCGCGCCTGCGCATCGGCGTGACGCTCTACTGGCAGCGCACGCGTTTGACGGCGCGGCTGCTCGACCGATTGACCCACGCCGTGAGGTCGACCGCCACCGGCGTCCTGACCGAGATCGCCACGGCGGATGGCGCGGCGGCTTCAGATCGGGACGGCTAG
- a CDS encoding polysaccharide biosynthesis C-terminal domain-containing protein: MFWRGVLGYLPVNIAQGVVGLLTIVLFTRVLTPEQYGVYALAFSVLSLTQTILLTWTEAAMARFHARQDADGRLPDHFATLYRLWFGLALVAPIVAAGVLRFAPLSAPMKVAVAAAFAGAVVKSLAKLSQERRRAAGEVSGAALLDIVQTVGGFVLGLVLALVGLGGAAPLLGMGAISLLCLVFVLPAELRRSTGGRYDPAMAKAYAAYGVPVALSLVLALVLSTTDRFLLAAFLNEQAVGVYHAGYSLGSRTLDVVFIWLGMAGGPALVAALERGGHPALKDAAHEQAGFMVLLTLPAAVGLALVGRPLAQVMVGPDLSAGAGHVVPWIAVAGWLSGVTTYYLLQAFTLGRKTLMLIGCMAIPAGANVILNLALIPRFGLDGALWSTAASYGVGAVGAALLGRRACPLPVPWAALTRCGLACALMAAAVLAVPAFGGVVELILKACAGAVVYGVAALALDAGGVRGRALDILQRRLKPA, encoded by the coding sequence ATGTTCTGGCGTGGCGTACTCGGATATCTGCCGGTCAATATCGCCCAGGGCGTGGTTGGCCTGCTCACCATCGTCCTGTTCACCCGTGTCCTGACGCCCGAGCAGTACGGGGTCTACGCCCTGGCCTTCTCGGTCCTGAGCCTGACCCAGACCATCCTGCTGACCTGGACGGAGGCGGCGATGGCCCGTTTCCACGCCCGCCAGGACGCCGACGGCCGCCTGCCTGATCACTTCGCCACCCTCTACCGCCTGTGGTTCGGCCTGGCGCTGGTCGCGCCGATCGTCGCCGCCGGCGTGCTGCGCTTCGCACCGCTGTCAGCCCCGATGAAGGTGGCCGTCGCCGCCGCCTTCGCCGGTGCGGTGGTCAAGAGCCTGGCCAAGCTGTCGCAGGAACGCCGCCGCGCGGCCGGCGAGGTGTCGGGCGCGGCCCTGCTGGACATCGTCCAGACCGTGGGCGGCTTCGTGCTGGGCCTGGTCCTGGCCCTGGTCGGGCTGGGGGGCGCGGCGCCGCTGCTGGGCATGGGGGCCATCTCGCTGCTGTGCCTGGTGTTCGTGCTGCCGGCCGAGCTGCGTCGCTCCACGGGCGGCCGCTATGATCCGGCCATGGCCAAGGCCTACGCCGCCTATGGCGTGCCGGTGGCGTTGTCGCTGGTCCTGGCCCTGGTGTTGTCGACCACCGACCGCTTCCTGCTGGCCGCCTTCCTGAACGAGCAGGCGGTGGGCGTCTATCACGCCGGCTATTCCCTGGGCTCGCGGACCCTGGACGTGGTGTTCATCTGGCTGGGCATGGCCGGCGGACCGGCCCTGGTCGCGGCGCTGGAGCGCGGCGGCCACCCCGCCCTGAAGGACGCCGCCCACGAGCAGGCCGGCTTCATGGTGCTGCTGACCCTGCCCGCCGCCGTCGGCCTGGCCCTGGTCGGCCGGCCGCTGGCCCAGGTGATGGTCGGCCCCGATCTCAGCGCCGGCGCCGGCCACGTCGTGCCGTGGATCGCCGTCGCCGGCTGGCTGTCAGGCGTGACCACCTACTACCTGCTGCAGGCCTTCACCCTGGGCCGGAAGACCCTGATGCTGATCGGCTGCATGGCCATTCCGGCCGGGGCCAACGTGATCCTGAACCTGGCCCTTATTCCGCGCTTCGGCCTGGACGGCGCCCTGTGGTCGACCGCCGCCAGCTATGGCGTCGGCGCGGTCGGCGCGGCGCTCCTGGGCCGCCGGGCCTGCCCCCTGCCCGTGCCATGGGCGGCCCTGACCCGGTGCGGCCTGGCCTGCGCCCTGATGGCCGCCGCCGTGCTGGCCGTGCCGGCCTTCGGCGGCGTGGTCGAGTTGATCCTGAAGGCCTGCGCCGGCGCCGTGGTCTACGGCGTCGCGGCGCTGGCGCTCGACGCGGGCGGCGTGCGCGGCCGGGCCCTGGACATCCTGCAACGGCGATTGAAGCCCGCATGA
- a CDS encoding glycosyltransferase family 2 protein, translating into MTVVTETLTDNAAWAALDQKDAAPRLSVLIPTYRDDPSALLKALDEPGADAEIVLLDDGGGDAALTRRMAARIEKLKLPARLIALSSNEGRAKGRNRLARHARGRHLLFLDSDMLPDPIGFLARWAAVAADDTPVAFGGFTLDQTPRRPEHELHRAMALKSDCTPAPERAKEPEKHVFTSNLLVRRDVFETIGFDEGFAGWGWEDVEWAMRVAQRHPILHIDNSATHLGLDTAATLAAKYEQSAGNFARVVAAHRDVVSAYPSYKVATKLKALPLRHAWRPMLKTFALNEAAPTPLRALALRLYRAALYSDAV; encoded by the coding sequence ATGACCGTCGTGACCGAAACCCTGACCGACAACGCCGCCTGGGCCGCCTTGGACCAAAAGGACGCCGCGCCACGCCTGTCGGTGTTGATCCCCACCTATCGCGACGACCCCAGCGCCCTGCTCAAGGCCTTGGACGAACCCGGCGCCGACGCCGAGATCGTGTTGCTGGACGACGGCGGCGGCGACGCGGCCCTGACCCGGCGCATGGCGGCGCGCATCGAGAAACTGAAGTTGCCGGCCCGGCTGATCGCCCTGTCGTCCAACGAGGGCCGCGCCAAGGGCCGCAACCGCCTGGCCCGCCACGCCCGGGGGCGCCACCTGCTGTTCCTCGACAGCGACATGCTGCCCGATCCGATCGGCTTCCTCGCCCGCTGGGCGGCCGTCGCCGCGGACGATACACCCGTCGCCTTCGGCGGCTTCACCCTGGACCAGACCCCGCGCCGCCCCGAGCACGAGCTGCACCGGGCCATGGCGCTGAAGAGCGACTGCACCCCGGCCCCGGAGCGGGCCAAGGAACCGGAAAAGCACGTCTTCACCTCCAACCTGCTGGTCCGCCGCGACGTCTTTGAAACCATCGGATTCGACGAAGGCTTCGCCGGCTGGGGTTGGGAGGACGTCGAGTGGGCCATGCGCGTGGCCCAGCGCCATCCGATCCTGCACATCGACAATTCGGCCACCCATCTGGGCCTCGACACCGCCGCGACCCTGGCCGCCAAGTACGAGCAGTCGGCCGGCAACTTCGCCCGGGTGGTGGCCGCGCACCGCGACGTGGTCAGCGCCTATCCCAGCTACAAGGTCGCCACGAAACTGAAGGCCTTGCCGCTGCGCCACGCGTGGCGGCCAATGCTGAAGACCTTCGCCCTCAACGAGGCGGCCCCGACGCCGCTTCGCGCCCTCGCCCTGCGGCTCTACCGCGCCGCGCTCTATTCGGACGCCGTCTGA